TTGAAGAGTGCTTTGCATTTCGCCTGACCCGTAACGCTGATATCGAGCTGCGTGAAGATGAAGCCAGCGACTTGCTCGGCGGCATGGAAGAAGTGCTCGAAAACCGGCGCTATTCACGTCCTGTCCGATTGGAATATTGGTCAACGGCCAGCGATGACGCGGTCGAGTTCCTGCGAAAGGCGCACGACCTGCATCCGGAGGATCTTTATCCGGTCGACGGGCCAGTGGACTTAAGTTTTCTATTTGCCCTGCATGGGATCGAAGGTTTCGATCATTTGCGGGACGAACCTTGGCCGGCTAAACCGCACCCTCGGATCGATCCTGAAGAAACGATGTTTTCGACGATCGCCGAAGGTGACCTGTTGATGGTCCATCCCTATGAGCGATTTGATTCGGTTGTTCGTTTGATAGAAGAAGCCGCAGTCGACCCTGACGTCTTGGCGATCAAGCAAGTCCTTTATCGGACCAGTAAGAACAGTCCCGTCGTCGCAGCTTTGGAAAGGGCTGCCGAACGCGGCAAATATGTGACCGCGATTGTCGAGTTAAAAGCTCGATTCGACGAAGCCCGGAATATCGAATGGGCACGGGAAATGGAACGTGCCGGCGTCCAAGTTATCTATGGGATTCATGGACTAAAAACCCACGCGAAGATTTGCATTATCGTTCGTCGCGAACAGACCGGTGTGGTGCGATACATGCACTTTGGTACTGGCAACTACAACGAAGTTACCTCGAAGCTGTACGGCGATATTTCGCTGCTGACTTGCGATGAAGTGTTCGGGCAGGACGCGACGACGTTCTTCAACGCGGTCACCGGGGCCAGCCAACCTCGCGCAATGGAAGAGCTTGCTGCCGCGCCGACCGGCATTCGCAAACGCATCATGGATCTGATCGATGGCGAAACGAATCGCTGCTTGCAAGGCGGTCGTGGCAAGATCGTGGCTAAGTTAAACGCCCTGGTGGACACCCAGGTGATCGATTCACTGTATCGTGCCAGTCTCGCTGGGGTCGAAATCCGGCTGAATGTCCGCGGCCAGTGTTGTCTGCGTCCCGGCGTCAAAGGGCTTAGCGAAACCATCAAAGTCGTCTCGATCGTGGACCGCTTTTTAGAGCACGCCAGGATCATGATGTTCTACCAAGGCGGCGACGAAAAGCTGTTCATCAGCAGTGCCGATTGGATGCCACGGAACTTGGATCGCCGCGTCGAATTGCTCGTCCCTGTTGCTGACGCGGCTTGCAGCGAGCGGCTAAAAGATGTTCTGAAGGCTTACTTTCAGGACAACACCAACGCTTGGCAGATGAAACCCGATGGTGAGTACGAGCTCACCAAGCCTGGCAAGCATGCGGAATTTCGCTCGCAACGAGTTCTGTACGAAGAGGTTGTCGAGCAGTGGCAGAAAGCTGATGCGAACCGCCGCACGACGTTCCGGCCGATTCGAGCCGGGGAATAAGTCGCCCTCTACTCCGCGGCAATAGCGGTGTAGAGCGCTACTGCCACGGAGTGTGTAAGGAGACAATGCGAACGCAACCAGTCCGTTAGACCGTTACTTCCACGCTAAGCGAATCGGTTTCCGCGTAGCGTTTGCGAATCGGTTCGATTTGTTCGGCAATGAACTCGTCGACTTGTTCGGGAGCACGTCCGACAAAATCAAGCGGGTTGATATCGGTATTGAATTCGACCGCCGAAAATGCTGGGTCGCTTTTCAATCGATCAATCATGTCGTTTGACAGGCCTTCCGCGTTGACTCGTTCTGCAACCGCTCGGCTGTGAACGCGAATCCGCTCGTGCAAATCTTGGCGATCGCCACCCGCTTCGACTGCCCGCATCATGATGTTTTCGGTTTCCATGTAGGGCAGTTCCTTCGCCAGGTTGTGTGCAACCGTTTTGGGATAGACGACAAATCCGCTGGCGATGTTTTGCATCAATACCAACGACGCATCGATCGCCAAGAAGGCTTGGGGGATCACCAGGCGGCGGTTTGCACTGTCGTCGAGAGTGCGTTCCATCCACTGAGTCGCTGCGGTCATCGCGGGACTGCTCTGCAAGCTGATCACGTAACGCGTCAGGGCACAGATGCGTTCACTTCGCATCGGGTTCCGCTTGTATGGCATCGCGGATGATCCGATTTGATGCTTTTCAATTGGTTCTTCGACTTCTTTGCGGCTAGCCAGCAATCGGACATCGGTCGCAATCTTGTGCAAGCTTTGTGCGATACCACTGAGAGCATCCAGCAGTTGCGCGTCGACTTTTCGTGGGTAGGTCTGGCCGGTGACGGAGTAAACCTGCTCAAAGCCCATCTTTTCGGCGACGCGGCGTTCGAGTTTTCGCACTTTGTCGTGGTCGCCACCGAATAGCTGCAAGAAACTGGCCTGGGTTCCCGTGGTCCCTTTCGCGCTGCGTGCGCAGAGCGTGTTGAGCCGATGTTCGACCTCTTGCAGATCGAGGACTAGGTCGTAGGTCCAGAGGCAGCAACGCTTTCCGACAGTGGTCGGTTGTGCAGGTTGCAGGTGGGTGAACCCGAGGCAGGGCAGGGCACGCTGCTGGGCCGCAAAGTTGGCCATCGCGTCAATGGTGGCGGCGAGCCGTCGCGCAACCAATTGGAGTGCGTCGCGGATCAAAATGACATCAGCATTGTCAGTGATGAAGCAGCTGGTTGCTCCCAGGTGAATAATTCCCTTGGCGTTCGGGCACTGGTCTCCATAGGCTTCGACATGGGCCATGACGTCATGGCGGCGGATTCGCTCGTACTCCTTCGCGACATCGAGATTTAATTCGGTGCGAAATTTGCGGAGCTCGTCCAGTTGCTTGTCGCTGATGTCGATTCCCAGTTCTTGTTCGCTTTCAGCGAGCGCGATCCACATGTCTCGCCAAGTGCGAAACCGCCGCTGAGGCCCCCAGAGGGTAGCCATTTCACGAGAGGCATAACGCTCGATCAGAGGGTTTTGGTAGGGGGTGTCAGCAGATGGCGAGGCAGTTTGGGTCATTTTGGAGAATTGCGGAGTGTCAGAATTTACGGCGTTTCGCGGTTAAATTGAGTTCGATAACATACTGTTGTTCCCAAGACTGGCAAATCGCCAATCCAAGCATTCGATGCGGACCGATGCAGACGGATTGGCCTAGTCATCGGGGAATGACGATAGCGTGGTAGCAATTGCGAAGAATTCCCGCAGAAACACTTTTTTCCCGAGGTTCCTTCCACCACGCGAGGCGGAAATTGCCGAAAGACAACGATATGAAATCTTTTCTTCGATACAGCCAAAAATTCTTGTCGGCTGCCGTGTTGTTCTCGTTGGTGCTAGGCACACTGACCGGACATTCGGTGGCTCAGGACCCCCAGGACGCCTACATCAGCGGGATCGATTTGCTGCCCGAATCGACCGCCGGGGTGGTGCGTATCCCTCGGCTGCCCGATTTTTGCAATGCTTGGCAGCAGACCAATTTGGGGCAGATGATTGCCTCCAAAGAGATGCAGCCCTTTGTCGATGCACAACGCGAGCGGGCGCTGAACTACTTCGACACGCTCGATCGTAAAATTGGGCTCAAGGCGAAAGACCTGTATGACATCGCATCAGGCGAAGTCGTTTTCGCGTGGATGGCATTCGAAAATGCGAAGCGACCATTTTCGTTCTGCGTCATCGCCGATACGCGTGGTCGACAAGAAGACGCCGATGCTGCAGGCAAGCAGATCGACGAAGAGCTAAAAGCTGGTGGCGCGACTCGCGATGATGTCTCCTTTGGTGACGAAACTATTCGCGTCTACCGGACAAAGCCAAAGCCTGGTCAGCTAAAAGTTGAAGAGATCGCGATCTCTTGGAACGGCGATCGCTTTATTGCCGCTGACCGCGAAGTCGTCGTCAAAAACTTACTAGCCGCTGTTGATGACGAAGAACTGCGTCAAGCGTTTTCGAAACGTGAAAGTTTCGTCAATGCGATGAAGAAATCCAACGACGCGATTGCTCAAGCGAAGGAAGAGTCCGCGAAAGTATGTTGGGAATGGTATGCAGAGCCATTTTCGATGGGGCGAATCCTACGCGAAGTATTCGAATACGACCGACATGACGATCTGGACATCATCGAGCTGCTGGAAGGGCAGGGCTTTGGTGTGATCGAAGCCTTGGGTGGTGTCGGTGCGGTCAACGGCGATCGTTTTGACATTTTGCATCGCGGCGTCCTTTTGGCTTCCGGCAAGCTGACCAAGGGTGCGCGGATGCTGCAGCCAGTCAATCAACCGTTGCCTCCCGTTCCGGCTTGGCCTACTGCCGATTGTGGAGCGTTCTACCGCGTCAATTGGGATCTGGAAACGGCGTTCTGGTCAGCGGAATCGCTGGTCAATGCGGCTTTGGGCGATGACTTATTTCGTCCCATGCTTGACGGTATTCGCGACGACGTCGAAGGTCCGCAAGTGGACTTCGCGAAAGACTTCATTCCTAACCTCGACGATCAAATTTTATTGATCACCGATAACACCAAGCCGGTCAGTCCCGAGTCGGACCGAATGTTGGTGGCAGTCCGGATCGTCAATCCTGATGTCGTCGCCGAAGTCATTCGCAAATGGATGGAAGTCGAGCCCGACGCACAGAAATTGGACGTTGCCGAATTCGATGTCTGGCAAGTCGAACCGGGAAGCGGGACTAGTGACGACGACCTTGATGCGGATCTCGCCGAACTGGGGTTCGGAGACGATCTGGAAGACGACGTCGATCCGCTTTTGAACCATTGGTCAATTGCGGTTGTTCGTAGCGAGGCCGAAGCGTATCTCATGTTCTCCAGCCACTCAGAGTTTCTGGTGAAGATGGGGCAGCGTGTCTTATCTGCTGCAACCGGAGACGGCTTGGACAGCACCGAGACTTGCAAGTCGGTGACCGAGGCGATGAAGGATCTTGGTGCCCAAGAGGTTTTCATCGATGGTGTTTATCAGCCCCACGTTTCGTTGCGTGCTCGTTACGAGTTGCTGCGTCAGGGCAAATTGAAAGACAGTGATTCGCTATTGGCGAACTTGATCCGTCGCTTTGCCGAAGATGAACAAGAGAATGGCCAAGCGGATCCGCTGAAGGCTTCACTGTTGCCTCCGTTTGCGGAGATCGAATCCTATCTGAAGGGTGGCGGCGTCTACTGGTCCAAGTCAGACGAGGGCTGGGAAATGACCGGCTTCTTGCTGAAACAATAGTCTCATCCCGAGATGCATGGCGGTCACGAGAGATTTGCGTTTCTGACGGACCAAATCTCGTGATCCGTCATCCCGGGACTCACAAGGCACGACGCTAGCGTTCAGTCGCCTGTTGATTTTCTATTGCCGCGGTTCACTTTGTGAATGACGCGATCTACTCAGCTGAACCTGGCATAGGTCTCGGCAGCGAATCTCGCTACCGAGCGACTACTACAGCACTCTTTGAAGCTCTTCCTTCATCGCACTGAGTACGCGATCACGGACGTCATCCAAGCTGCCTTCTTGGAACGCACCTGCGGCAGCTTTGTGGCCACCACCACCGAACTTTGATGCGACCTCATTGCAGTCGAGATCACAGCGGCTGCGAAATGAAATTTTGAACCCGCCACGTCGCTGTTCGATGAAAATAAGAGCCGCCTTCGTGTTGCGAACCGCGAGCGTCAAGTTGATCGAATCTTCGGTATCGCTATGCAACGCTCCGACAGCTTCGAAGTCTCGGTTTTCGACGTAGGTGTGAACCAACGCTCCGTCGAGTTCGCTGGCAGTGCGTGAAAGAATCAACCCTCGAAGTTTGAGTCGTTCCAGCGTGTCACGTTCGTAAAGGTCGCCGTAGATTTCTGCGGGCACGACCCCACAATCAATCAGTCGAGCGATGACGCGGTAAGTATCAGAGGAGACACTGCTGAATCGGAACCAACCGGTATCCGTTGCGATTGCTGCGAATAGGGCGGTCGCCATTTTGCGATCAATGTCCACGCCCAAAGCATCCGCTGCGGCGACGACAAGCGTCCCAGTGGCTTCGGCCTGATAGTCCTTGTACATCGTCGCGCCGAGTTGGTCCTCGCCGACGTGATGATCGAGGACCATCTTGTCACACTTGGCATTGCGGATCACATCGGCCATGTCGCCAAGCTGAACCCAGGCACTGGTGTCCAGAATCATAAAACAGTCGCAGCTGATTTCGTCAGCTTGGACGTGATCACCCAAAACTTCAACCGTACCTGCCGGGTCTAGGAATTCCAGCGAAGGTGGAACGCGATGAGCATTGATGATTCGCACGTCCTTGCCAAGTTTTCGCAAGATCCCAGCCATCCCCAGTTCACTACCGATCGCGTCACAGTCTGGCCGCACATGGCTCACCAAGACAAACGATTGGTAGTGGCTGATCTGATCGCAAAAACGTTTCCAAAGGATGCTCATGTTGCTTCTTTCGAAAGAGATAATTAGTTGAGCAGGCTAGCGAAGCAGGCGTTTGCAGGTTTCGACGTCCTGACGTAGTTGAGTGGTCAGTTCTGTGACCGATGAGAACTTTTTTATTCCACGAACTCGGTCGACAAAATCGATCGCGATGTCTTGGTTATAGAGGTCGCCTGCAAAATCCAGCAAATGGATTTCGACCTGCTCTGGTGCACCTGAGCCAAACGTTGGGCTTTCCCCAATGTGGACCGCAGCGGCAATCGGCTGGTTATGAGTCCGAGAATTCGGCAGCGTGGCCCATCCGGCATACACGCCCGGTGCCGGCGTGACGACTTCGTTGACTTTGATATTCGCGGTCGGAAACCCGATCTGGTTGCCCCGTCCATCACCTCGGATCACGTTGCCAGCGACACGATGGGGGATTCCCAACATGGCAGCTGCTGAAGCGACGTCGCCGTTGGCTAGGCATTCACGAATTCGTGTGCTGCTGATGACGTCCTCATTTTCGCACTGCATTTCGGCCACGCGAAATTGAATGTCATTCTGGTCGCAAAGGTCTTGTAATCGCTCGACATTTCCCTGGCGACCTTTGCCGAAGCAAAAGTTTGCACCTTCGATAAGGCCGGTGCATCGCAAATTGTTGACGATCAACGATTCAAAGAATGCTTCCGGGGTAAGTCCGAGCAGCTCTTTGGACGTTTGGATGACAACCAAGTAGTCGATCTCGAGCCGACCCATCCGTCGAGCCCTTTCGGTGATCGTTGATAGTCGTTTGGGGGCCGCGTCGGGACGTAAAATCGCGATCGGATGTGGGTCGAACACGCACGCGACGGTGGGGGATTGAAGTTCACCGGCAAGAAATTTTGCCTGGTTTAACAATTCGGCATGCCCACGGTGGACCCCGTCAAAATTGCCGATCGTGGCAACGCACCCGTGTAGCGCAGCGGGGATCGTCATCGCAGTGGCATCGGCAAGCGAAACGATCTCGGTCACGGGAGCGGGAAAATGGCGAAATATTTGAAGTGGGAAAGCGTCCGCTGCGATCAAACCGCAAAACTTAGTCGGCAGAGCCCTGAATATCCAGCCACGTAGGCCCTGAATATCCAGCCACGTAGTTTGGTCGAAAGCGATTCGTCTGGCGAGTGGGGACGACAGGGGGATTCACACCGCTCGCAACGCTATCCAATTCGGTCAAACAGCCATTTGGGTTTTCCGCTTCTCAGGCCGTCAATCAAGACCGCAATGATGATGATGACGCCGATGATGATGTGTGTGTATGTGTTGGGGATCGAAAGCATCGTGCAACCGCTGCCGATCGTTTTGATGATCAACGCGCCCACGATGGTCCCCAGGACCGAACCACGCCCGCCGCTCAGGCTGCCGCCACCGAGCACGACTGCGGCGATGATTTCAAGCTCCTTGCCCATCCCATCGGTCGGGTTTCCGTTCTTGACGTTGGCAAAGTAGAGCAGGGCACCGACGGCGACGAAGACACCCGCCAAGGCATAGACCAGGACCGTGGTCGCGCCGACCCGAATCCCACAAAGTCGCGCGGTCGCCGGGTTGGAACCCACCGCCACAATGTTGCGTCCGAAGACGGTGAAGTGCATCACGATCGCGACGGCAAGCCCTAACACGATCGCAATCAACGCGCTCGATGGGACGTGCAAAAAGTCCAGCCAATAACGATCCGAGTTGCTGCCGGTGTAGCACAGGTGACGCAGCCAGTCAGGCAAGTTTTCTGACACCGGATAGACCGTTGATTCATTGGCGATCACCTGGCCGATCCCCAGAAAGATTGTCATCGTGCCCAGGGTGACGATAAACGGCACGATTTCTCCAGCAGCGATGATGACACCATTGACGAATCCGCATCCGATGCCAACGGCCAGTCCAACACCGAGTGCACACAGTATCCAGTAAGTCGAATCCTCATGGCCGACCGGTACCGTGTAGTCACGGAATGCGAGTGCTATCGCCGTGCCGCAAAGTGTCAACGCTGTACCGGCAGACAGATCGATCCCTCCGGCAATGATGATCAACGTCATCCCAAGCGCTGGAACAGCGACCAACGCTGCGGAGTTGGCAACCACACGAGCGTTTCGCGCTGAGAAGAAACTCTGGCTACCGAATTGGTAGTCCAAGATCGAAAACAATCCGATCACGACCAGCAACGCGTATGTCGGGCCCAGTCGTCCAAGGAACCTCCATGGTGAGGCTGATGTTTGAATACTCTCTGTCATCTTCGATCGTTCGTTACACAATCCATATTTCTTGTTTCGTGGCGTGCCGCAGGTCTGGCTCTTAGCCAAGCGCCGCCGCCATCAAGTCTTCTTCGGTCCAATCACAGGCTTTTCGAATCTCGGTCATCCTACCGCGAGACATCACTCCGATGCGATCACATACCGACAGCAGTTCCGGAAGATAAGAACTGACAAAGACGACCGTGCGTCCGGTCACCGCCAACTCACCGATCATCCGGTACATCTCTGCTTTGGTTCCGACGTCGATCCCTTTGGTGGGTTCGTCCAAAAGGTAGACGTCTGCTTCTTGCGCCAACAGCCTCGCGAAAGCAACCTTTTGCTGATTGCCACCAGACAGTTCGGATACCGATTGATCCGCGCTATGCGCTTTGACTTCGACCTGCCGAATTAATCGCTCGGTTTCTTTTTTACGTAAACGCAGGTTAATCACACCCAAGCGACTGAACGATCGATGGTTGCCCATACAGACGTTTTCAGTCACCGAAAGGTCTTGCGCCAGTCCTTCTGTTTTGCGGTCTTCGCTCAGCAGCCCAAACCCGGCGCGTCGTCTTGCACCGACACGATGTGGAAGGCTTCGGCCATCGAGTTGTACATGCCCTTGGTAACTCGGTTCGAGCGCATACAGACAACGCAGCAATTCAGTTCGTCCTGACCCGACTAAACCTGCAACCCCGAAGACTTCGCCCTCGTAAATCCGCAGCGAAACGTCCGACGGCATCGGATTGGATGAAACGTTTTTTAAAGTTAGCCGTGGCATCCCCACATCATGTGGGACTTTGGGAAATAGATCATCGACGTCACGGCCGACCATCAGCGAGATGATTTGATCGTCCGTGATTTCTGACAATTGGCCGCTTCCGACGCTGCAGCCGTCGCGAAGCACGGCATAGTCATCCGCCACCCGCCGAACTTCTTCGAGAAAGTGGCTGATATAGATGATCGCCAAGTCACGGTCGCGAAGTTGGTTGATAATCTCAAACAGGCGATCAACATCGGCTGCCGGAAGCGAACTGGTCGGCTCGTCAAGCAAAATGATTTTTGCATCACTAATCAGCGCACGTGCGACTTCGATCAGTTGGCAGGTGGCGATCGATTGATCGCCGGTGCGAGCCTTGGGCGAAAGATGCCCAAGCCCAACTCGATCCATCGCATCGCGGACTCGTTTCCGCTGCGCACTGCGGAACAGGGTTCCCAGGCTGGTGCCCGAACGTCCGAGCATCAAATTGTCTTCGATGCTTAGGTCCGGCGCCAGCGTAAGCTCTTGATAGACGATCGCGACACCGTGGTTGCGAGCGTTGATCGGGCCGCTTGGCGAATACCGTTGATTGTCCAATCGCATCGATCCCGAGTCGGCGCGGTGGGCACCACTAAGCACTTTAAGCAACGTGCTTTTTCCCGCACCGTTTTCACCGATCAACGCGAGGACGCGTCCAGCTTTTGCATCGATGCAGACCTTGTCCAGCGCGACAGTCGGTCCGAACCGTTTGCTGATTTCGTGAACTTCAAGTAGCGAACTCAATCGACAATCTGTGGTTTGAGCAAACGCTGGATTTCATCGTCTTTCATATTCTCAGGCGTGGCCAAGTACTCACCCGTACTTTGGAATTCTTCCGCCGTTTTGCCATTGATCGCTGCCATGATCGTTTTGACGCTTTGGTAACCCATCTGAACCGGGTCCTGTAGAACGATGCCGTGGACCGTGCCGTTGTCTAAGCCAGTGATCAGGGAGTCGCTCGGGTCGAACGCGATGAATTTTATCTTTCCACCTTGCCCGGCGTTCTTGATGGCTTCGAGGGTGCCGTTGGCGTTTGGTTCGCAAACCGCAAAAATGCCGTCGAGCGAATCGCCATGCAGTTGCAGCAATTGATCGACCTTTTCTTTGGCTTCGGTTGCATTGTCGCCACCGTATTGGTCGCTGCTCAGTACGTTGATTTCGGGATAGTTTGCGATCGCATCTAAGAATCCGTTTTCGCGTTGTTCGGTGCTTTCGCTACCGGCAAGATATCGCAACAGGATTACGTTGCCTTTTTCATTCAGTGCCGCCGCCATAGCATCGGCCGCCATCTGTCCGCCTTTGAAATTGTCTGTGGCGACATAGCTGACGATGTCGGGGCCTTTTTCCAAACCACTATCGAAGATGACCACCGGGATGCCTTCGCCAATCGCTTCATCAACCGCATCGACCAAGCCACCCTTTTGATTGGGAGCCAACACGATGCCATCAACGCCGCGTGTGATCATGTCCTTGACGACTTCGATTTGGCTACCGGTATCACTTTCGACAACCGGGCCTTTCCAGATGACTTCCACGCCTCCGATTTCCCCGGCAGCCTTTTCGGCACCGAAGTGAACCGATTTCCAAAACTCGTGACTGGTGCCTTTGGGAATGACCGCGATCCGGAGAACGTCTTTGCCATCGGAGGCAGACCTGTCAGAAGAACAGCCAACGGTCCAAGCCGTCAGCATTACCAAGCAGAGGGCCAGCAAATTAATTCGCTTCATCGCAGATAGATAAGGAGGGAAGGGCAGGGCGGTTGGCAATATTCTTGCCATGGATCGAACACAAGGTTCACCGAACCCTCATCATAACCGATGAGCTTATTGGATTGCTAAGATCGCCTCTGGCAGATGGCCAATTATTTCACGACAGGTGACGGAGGGTTGCCCTAGCTTTTTCGCGGCGCAATCGCCTGCAAGTCCATGTAGATAGACGCCCAGCTTAGCCGCATCAAAAGGTTGAAGCCCCTGGCCTAAAAGCGATGTGATGATGCCAGTTAGGACATCGCCGCTACCTGCAGTCGCCATTGCAGGGTTTCCAGTATTGTTCAGATACGATCGTGCGGATGCTGAATTACCTGAAGTTCCACATGCTGACACCACACAGGTCGGGCCACCTTTGACGACGATGGTAATCCCAAAGTCCTCGCATAGTTTTTTTGCCGCTTCGATCTGTCCGGGGCGGTCCTTCGCACTGACGCCGGTCAGCCGTTGAAGTTCGCCCGGATGAGGCGTCAAAACTAATGATGACTGGTCGTGCAGAAGGGAAGGGGAACGCAGCCATTTTTGCTGAGCAATGATATTGATTGCGTCCGCATCAAAAACACGCGGTGTCTGATTGTGGTGCCACAGCCGTTCAACCAATTTTGTCGCTCCGTTTCCCGTACGCATCCCAGGGCCGCAGCCGATCGCGTCAAACGGTTCAAAATCAACAACTGCGTCATCAGCAAAGCAGCCATGCGGATCATCAGCCAAAGGGACCGTCATGATCCCGGGATGGTACCCGGCAACCGTTTCCAAGCATCGATCGGGAATCGCAGTCGTCACCAATCCCGAACCTGTTGTTAAAGCAGCGATCGATGACAGAGCGATCGAACCGGCCATCCCTCGTGAGCCTCCGACAAAAAGCACGCGACCAAAGTTCCCTTTGTGGGCGTCGCTTGAACGTGTTGGCCAAGCCTGGTGCTGATCCAGCGGAGGAGGGCAGGGGACTTCCATCGTGATCGATCTCGAAATGCTAATAGTGGTGCAGGCTCAGTCTAGGTTTTCTAACGTTATTCTTCTTCGTCATGGGAAGCGTTCATCGGATCGTGTCCTTTGATTACCAAGCCGGACAAGTAGGCGGCTTTGAATCCGGCATCAATGTTGACCACCGCGACGTTCGACGCGCAGGAACTGAGCATTCCCATCAATGGGGTGAGGCCACCGAGGGTCGCCCCATAGCCGACGCTGGTCGGGACTGCGAAGACCGGGACCGCAAGATGGCCGCCCACGGCTGCCGGCAATGCGCCTTCCATTCCAGCGATCACGATGACCGCCGTTGCCAGACGCAGTTCGGGAATCGCTGAAAGCAATCGATCCGGACCCGCGACACCGATGTCGTTAAAAGTTCGAAAGGGAATTCGCATCCATTGCAGGGTTTCGATTGCTTCTTCGGCCACTGGGGCGTCGGTGCTGCCGGCGGTAATGACGGCCACATGACGCACCATCCTCGCTGTGGTGGGGGGCAGTGGCTGAGGGGCGTTTTCGGCAATCGCCCCGGAAACCAGACATCGTGCCAGCTCGTTGTAGCGGACGCCGGTGACTTGTTGCTGCACCGCGGTGGCGATTTCGTCGGTGACCCGTGTCGCAAGGGAGTCTTGGTCTGCGGCACGTTGGCGGCGGATGATTTCTGCGATCAAATCAGCCGATTTTCCCGCCCCGTAGATCACTTCGGGAAACCCACAGCGTCGCTGGCGATCCAGGTCCAATGTGAGCGGAACGTCCGCCGATTTTGGCTTGGGAAGCTGCCCCGAAAGCTGCTCCATCGCAAGATTCACGCTGGTGCGTCCGGTCGCAACGTCGGTGAGCAAGGCCGCAATTTGGTCTGTAGAAAAGGTGGTTCGGTTGGACAATGCGACGATGTCTTGGTTGGGGGTTCGCAATTGGCGGTGTCGATGCTTCAATATGGCGGCAACAATCGTAGCCGAATCCAGTCTTTCGGCCCACTTGCCAGAAGCTAAGTTGTGCGATTGCCCGGCGATTCCGGGCGTCGATCCGCATCCGGATACCGCCGCAACAGTGTTGGTGGCGATCAACCCGGTCGCTTCGTTTTCAAAGTTTTCGATTAAGGAACAAAGTTCATGTCGACCAAAAAGTGTGTCCTCGCTTATTCCGGTGGTTTGGATACGTCCGTCATTTTGGGCTGGCTTCAAGACCAGGGATACGAGGTCCATTGCGTTTATGTCGACCTGGGACAGCCCTGCGAAGACCGCGACGCCATCATGGAGAAGGCTCGTAAGTGTGGTGCCGCTTCGGCACGTTTGATCGATGTCCGCGAAGAGCTCTGCCGTGACTTCGCGTTCCCCGTCCTCGCTTGGCAAGCCAAGTACGAGCAGATCTACCTGCTTGGGACCTCGATCGCTCGTCCGCTGATCAGCAAGATCTGCTTGCAAGTCGCGCGTGAAGTCGGCGCGAAAGCGTATGCCCACGGGGCGACAGGGAAGGGCAATGACCAGTGCCGTTTCCAGTTGGCTGCCGAAGCGTTGGATCCGACGGTAGAAATCATCGCGCCTTGGCGAATCAAAGAATTCCGCGAAGCGTTCCCCGGTCGTACCGAGCTGATCGC
The Stieleria sp. JC731 genome window above contains:
- the ppk1 gene encoding polyphosphate kinase 1 encodes the protein MPKSDKEKVSGEKSAADKQSADTAPVSKRRSGSGSKSSQQPSSDHATKKVSAGKPSANEKHSANEALPSEPLPSDRFLNRELTWLAFNERVLAQAANESLPILERGKFLAITSSNLDEFMMVRVGGLKILHKRNPGFRDPAGMVATEQLQAVARKGHEIVSRQYELLREAVLPKMESAGIHQVDLEREGETAFHAALNRFQDDVFPVLSPQAVTLERFPLLPGLGLNVLVRLTKDTKSRLGAANVRQANADDQDDASQTSEYALIPIGKALPRVMSIAGDSRHGYILLENLVSHFVGDFFPGRQVEECFAFRLTRNADIELREDEASDLLGGMEEVLENRRYSRPVRLEYWSTASDDAVEFLRKAHDLHPEDLYPVDGPVDLSFLFALHGIEGFDHLRDEPWPAKPHPRIDPEETMFSTIAEGDLLMVHPYERFDSVVRLIEEAAVDPDVLAIKQVLYRTSKNSPVVAALERAAERGKYVTAIVELKARFDEARNIEWAREMERAGVQVIYGIHGLKTHAKICIIVRREQTGVVRYMHFGTGNYNEVTSKLYGDISLLTCDEVFGQDATTFFNAVTGASQPRAMEELAAAPTGIRKRIMDLIDGETNRCLQGGRGKIVAKLNALVDTQVIDSLYRASLAGVEIRLNVRGQCCLRPGVKGLSETIKVVSIVDRFLEHARIMMFYQGGDEKLFISSADWMPRNLDRRVELLVPVADAACSERLKDVLKAYFQDNTNAWQMKPDGEYELTKPGKHAEFRSQRVLYEEVVEQWQKADANRRTTFRPIRAGE
- the purB gene encoding adenylosuccinate lyase; the encoded protein is MTQTASPSADTPYQNPLIERYASREMATLWGPQRRFRTWRDMWIALAESEQELGIDISDKQLDELRKFRTELNLDVAKEYERIRRHDVMAHVEAYGDQCPNAKGIIHLGATSCFITDNADVILIRDALQLVARRLAATIDAMANFAAQQRALPCLGFTHLQPAQPTTVGKRCCLWTYDLVLDLQEVEHRLNTLCARSAKGTTGTQASFLQLFGGDHDKVRKLERRVAEKMGFEQVYSVTGQTYPRKVDAQLLDALSGIAQSLHKIATDVRLLASRKEVEEPIEKHQIGSSAMPYKRNPMRSERICALTRYVISLQSSPAMTAATQWMERTLDDSANRRLVIPQAFLAIDASLVLMQNIASGFVVYPKTVAHNLAKELPYMETENIMMRAVEAGGDRQDLHERIRVHSRAVAERVNAEGLSNDMIDRLKSDPAFSAVEFNTDINPLDFVGRAPEQVDEFIAEQIEPIRKRYAETDSLSVEVTV
- a CDS encoding membrane or secreted protein — encoded protein: MKSFLRYSQKFLSAAVLFSLVLGTLTGHSVAQDPQDAYISGIDLLPESTAGVVRIPRLPDFCNAWQQTNLGQMIASKEMQPFVDAQRERALNYFDTLDRKIGLKAKDLYDIASGEVVFAWMAFENAKRPFSFCVIADTRGRQEDADAAGKQIDEELKAGGATRDDVSFGDETIRVYRTKPKPGQLKVEEIAISWNGDRFIAADREVVVKNLLAAVDDEELRQAFSKRESFVNAMKKSNDAIAQAKEESAKVCWEWYAEPFSMGRILREVFEYDRHDDLDIIELLEGQGFGVIEALGGVGAVNGDRFDILHRGVLLASGKLTKGARMLQPVNQPLPPVPAWPTADCGAFYRVNWDLETAFWSAESLVNAALGDDLFRPMLDGIRDDVEGPQVDFAKDFIPNLDDQILLITDNTKPVSPESDRMLVAVRIVNPDVVAEVIRKWMEVEPDAQKLDVAEFDVWQVEPGSGTSDDDLDADLAELGFGDDLEDDVDPLLNHWSIAVVRSEAEAYLMFSSHSEFLVKMGQRVLSAATGDGLDSTETCKSVTEAMKDLGAQEVFIDGVYQPHVSLRARYELLRQGKLKDSDSLLANLIRRFAEDEQENGQADPLKASLLPPFAEIESYLKGGGVYWSKSDEGWEMTGFLLKQ
- a CDS encoding DHH family phosphoesterase, with product MSILWKRFCDQISHYQSFVLVSHVRPDCDAIGSELGMAGILRKLGKDVRIINAHRVPPSLEFLDPAGTVEVLGDHVQADEISCDCFMILDTSAWVQLGDMADVIRNAKCDKMVLDHHVGEDQLGATMYKDYQAEATGTLVVAAADALGVDIDRKMATALFAAIATDTGWFRFSSVSSDTYRVIARLIDCGVVPAEIYGDLYERDTLERLKLRGLILSRTASELDGALVHTYVENRDFEAVGALHSDTEDSINLTLAVRNTKAALIFIEQRRGGFKISFRSRCDLDCNEVASKFGGGGHKAAAGAFQEGSLDDVRDRVLSAMKEELQRVL